One Glycine soja cultivar W05 chromosome 2, ASM419377v2, whole genome shotgun sequence genomic region harbors:
- the LOC114376266 gene encoding transmembrane 9 superfamily member 9-like, whose amino-acid sequence MAREPLARDLCICVCIYILLIAHQSTCFYLPGVAPEDFWKGDPLKVKVNKLTSTKTQLPYSYYSLPYCRPKHIFDSAENLGEVLRGDRIENSPYVFKMREPQLCNVACRLILDEKAAKEFKEMIDDEYRVNMILDNLPLVVPIRRLDQESSVVYLHGFLVGLKGQYSGIKEDKYFIHNHLAFVVKYHTDPELDLSRIVGFEVTPFSYEFSVKHEYEGKWNENTRLTTCDPHAKKLVTSSESPQEVEHKKEIIFSYDVEFEASDVKWAYRWDTYLLMANDQIHWFSIVNSLMIVLFLSGMVAMIMLRTLYRDISKYNQLETQEEAQEETGWKLVHGDVFRPPSNSDLLCVYVGTGVQFFGMILVTMMFAALGFLSPSNRGGLMTAMLLLWVFMGLFAGYASARLYKMFKGTEWKKISFGTAFIFPATAFAVFFVLNALIWGQRSSGAVPFQTMFALLLLWFGISFPLVFVGGFVGFNKKPAIEDPVKTNKIARQIPKQAWYMNHVCSILIGGILPFGAVFIELFFILTSIWLHQFYYIFGFLFIVFVILIITCAEITIVLCYFQLCSENYNWWWRSYLTSGSSALYLFLYAVFYFFTKLEISKPISGILYFGYMLLLSYTFFVLTGTIGFYACFWFTRLIYSSVKID is encoded by the exons ATGGCGAGAGAGCCTCTGGCTCGTGACCTATGcatttgtgtgtgcatttacaTTCTACTCATTGCCCACCAAAGTACCTGTTTTTACCTCCCTGGTGTTGCACCTGAGGATTTCTGGAAG GGAGATCCGTTGAAGGTGAAAGTGAACAAACTGACTTCCACAAAAACACAGCTGCCTTACTCATACTATTCACTGCCTTATTGCCGGCCAAAACACATTTTCGACAGTGCAGAAAACCTGGGGGAAGTTCTCCGGGGAGATCGCATTGAAAACTCTCCCTATGTG TTTAAAATGAGAGAACCACAGCTGTGCAATGTTGCTTGTCGTCTGATTCTTGATGAAAAAGCAGCCAAAGAGTTCAAGGAAATGATAGATGATGAGTATCGGGTGAACAT GATTTTAGACAATCTTCCTTTGGTTGTTCCTATACGAAGGCTTGATCAGGAATCTTCCGTGGTGTATCTGCATGGCTTCCTTGTAGGTCTTAAGGGACAATATTCTGGA ATCAAAGAGGACAAGTATTTTATTCACAACCACTTAGCATTTGTGGTTAAGTATCATACTGATCCAGAGTTAGATTTGTCAAGGATTGTAGGATTTGAGGTTACACCATTCAG TTATGAATTCAGTGTAAAGCATGAATATGAAGGTAAATGGAATGAGAATACCCGCTTAACTACCTGTGATCCCCATGCAAAAAAGCTAGTCACTAGCTCTGAATCTCCTCAAGAGGTTGAACACAAGAAGGAAATCATTTTTTCCTATGATGTTGAGTTTGAG GCAAGTGATGTGAAGTGGGCATATCGCTGGGATACCTATCTTCTTATGGCCAATGACCAGATTCACTGGTTTTCAATTGTCAATTCTTTGATGATTGTACTCTTCCTTTCAGGCATGGTGGCTATGATAATGTTGCGGACACTTTACCGTGATATCTCTAAGTACAATCAACTAGAGACACAAGAAGAAGCACAAGAAGAGACAGGATGGAAACTTGTCCATGGGGATGTATTCAGGCCTCCATCAAACTCAGATTTACTCTGTGTATATGTTGGAACAGGTGTTCAGTTTTTCGGAATGATTCTTGTCACCATGATGTTTGCTGCCCTTGGATTTTTGTCTCCCTCAAATAGAGGAGGGTTGATGACAGCCATGCTCTTGCTCTGGGTATTTATGGGACTGTTTGCTGGATATGCTTCGGCACGTCTCTATAAGATGTTCAAGGGAACAGAATGGAAGAAAATCTCATTTGGCACTGCCTTTATATTTCCTGCCACTGCCTTTGCTGTATTCTTTGTGCTAAATGCTCTAATTTGGGGGCAGAGGTCTTCTGGGGCTGTGCCATTTCAAACAATGTTTGCGCTTCTTTTGTTATGGTTTGGCATCTCATTTCCACTTGTGTTTGTTGGTGGTTTTGTTGGGTTTAATAAGAAGCCAGCAATTGAGGATCCTGTGAAGACAAACAAGATAGCTAGGCAGATTCCAAAGCAGGCTTGGTACATGAATCATGTATGCTCTATTCTAATAGGAGGCATACTCCCATTTGGTGCAGTCTTCATTGAGCTTTTCTTCATCCTCACATCAATCTGGTTACATcagttttattatatatttggttTCCTCTTCATCGTGTTCGTCATCCTCATTATCACCTGTGCTGAGATCACAATTGTGCTCTGCTACTTTCAGCTGTGTAGTGAGAACTACAATTGGTGGTGGAGGTCGTATCTGACTTCAGGTTCCTCTGCACTCTACCTTTTCCTATATGCTGTTTTTTACTTCTTCACAAAACTTGAAATCTCAAAACCAATATCTGGAATCTTGTACTTCGGGTACATGCTGCTGCTTTCGTATACTTTCTTTGTGTTGACCGGTACAATTGGTTTCTATGCATGCTTCTGGTTCACAAGGCTGATCTATTCGTCGGTCAAAATCGACTGA